One Gemmatimonadota bacterium DNA window includes the following coding sequences:
- a CDS encoding DUF4340 domain-containing protein, whose amino-acid sequence MGIKATAILAVLLLGLVGFVFLYERPRMAEEQRESEAKNAFIEVQRHRVARLTLTNEYGHFVAEKRGNEWTLIAPLEVPADWIEFEGMIEIAQIVERGRVVVDEGDYAGVVLADFGLDPPVVEVRFEPVSGDPMWLFFGNDIPSKLGCYFTWSGGNKVVLTKKQYRARFNRPLMALRDTRAFSFDPDLVSRAYFQTPGGVYEVVRDGLEWHLVQPIKERADAREILTLLGQLKDERVASFHKEAVDDPTIYGFDDPDYKVELHVKDNEMSNTLLLGKRVPDSRQKLWYGRVMSRPQVFIVEQLIAESLDIPLNQLRYKRVFEFDRTGVDRVRLAYRDSVVNCAKNDDGSWQMVMGDGRVVKGDADVEDLIDRVHNLVVAEFPDRVDKSAADSLDDPVLTVSLWRSETLVQELIIGHANNFWYGTAKTRREVVVLPYSVMSWLQLNWNLGAI is encoded by the coding sequence GTGGGTATTAAGGCGACAGCGATTTTGGCGGTTTTGCTTTTGGGTCTGGTGGGGTTTGTCTTTTTATATGAACGTCCTCGCATGGCAGAGGAACAACGCGAGAGTGAGGCGAAAAATGCGTTTATTGAAGTTCAGCGGCATCGCGTTGCGCGGTTGACATTGACCAATGAATACGGGCACTTTGTCGCTGAGAAGCGCGGCAATGAGTGGACGCTAATTGCGCCGCTGGAAGTGCCTGCAGATTGGATAGAGTTTGAGGGTATGATTGAGATCGCACAGATTGTTGAACGCGGTCGGGTTGTGGTTGATGAAGGCGATTACGCAGGGGTTGTTCTCGCCGATTTTGGGCTGGATCCGCCCGTGGTTGAGGTGCGATTTGAACCGGTATCGGGCGATCCCATGTGGTTGTTTTTTGGCAATGATATTCCCTCCAAGCTGGGGTGCTATTTTACATGGTCGGGCGGAAACAAGGTCGTGTTGACAAAAAAACAATATCGCGCGCGGTTTAATCGTCCGCTGATGGCATTGCGCGATACGCGGGCGTTTTCCTTTGATCCCGATCTGGTCTCGCGGGCGTATTTCCAAACGCCTGGAGGCGTCTATGAGGTCGTGCGGGATGGGTTGGAGTGGCATCTCGTTCAGCCGATAAAAGAGCGAGCTGATGCGCGCGAGATTTTGACATTGTTGGGACAGTTGAAAGATGAGCGCGTTGCATCTTTTCACAAAGAGGCGGTGGATGATCCCACAATTTACGGGTTCGACGATCCGGATTACAAAGTCGAGTTGCATGTAAAAGACAATGAAATGTCCAATACACTGTTGTTGGGCAAGCGCGTTCCCGATAGTCGGCAGAAACTGTGGTATGGGCGTGTAATGAGTCGGCCACAGGTGTTTATCGTCGAACAATTGATCGCAGAATCTCTGGACATTCCATTGAACCAGTTGCGTTACAAGCGCGTTTTTGAGTTTGATCGCACAGGTGTTGATCGCGTGCGGTTGGCATATCGAGACAGCGTGGTGAATTGCGCAAAGAATGACGATGGCTCGTGGCAGATGGTGATGGGGGATGGGCGCGTTGTCAAAGGGGACGCCGACGTTGAAGATTTGATCGATCGCGTTCACAATCTGGTCGTTGCCGAGTTTCCCGATCGAGTGGATAAGTCTGCCGCAGATAGTTTGGATGATCCCGTGTTGACTGTTTCTCTGTGGCGGAGCGAAACACTGGTGCAAGAGCTGATAATCGGGCATGCCAACAATTTTTGGTATGGCACTGCCAAAACGCGACGCGAGGTGGTTGTATTGCCGTATTCGGTGATGTCGTGGTTGCAACTCAATTGGAATTTGGGCGCAATATAA
- a CDS encoding VWA domain-containing protein: MRFGDPQAFYLLLCVPVFALFYWWAFRRKRKALYAFGAPELVDKLASGVSRMRQGIKSSLVCVGFLFLIFALVQPQFGTELELIHRRGVDLVIVLDTSLSMLAEDIKPNRLDRARFEIEGLIDRLEGDRIGLVAFAGYSHVLCPLTLDYGAAKMFLGQADITLISEQGTAVAEAIRAAIRGFGSRNGKYKALILITDGENHGGDPIAAARAAAEEDVRIFAVGVGTAEGELIPVRDGDRVDYLKDTEGKIVKTRLDEATLKEIARVTDGLYVRASGGGIGLQAVHERISEMEKRDLGTQRYAQYIHRFQWPLALALLCFVSEALLSDRRRSEEAWRGRFET, translated from the coding sequence ATGCGATTTGGCGATCCACAGGCTTTTTATTTGCTATTATGCGTGCCGGTTTTCGCGCTTTTTTATTGGTGGGCTTTTCGGCGCAAGCGCAAGGCACTGTATGCGTTTGGTGCTCCTGAGTTGGTGGATAAACTCGCTTCGGGCGTCAGTCGCATGCGGCAAGGCATAAAATCCTCGCTGGTGTGTGTCGGATTCCTTTTTTTGATTTTTGCACTGGTGCAACCGCAGTTCGGCACCGAATTGGAATTGATCCATCGCCGTGGCGTCGATCTGGTGATTGTTCTGGATACGTCGTTGAGTATGCTGGCCGAGGATATTAAGCCCAACAGGCTGGATCGCGCGCGTTTTGAAATTGAGGGGTTGATCGATCGCCTTGAAGGCGACCGCATCGGCCTTGTGGCTTTTGCCGGTTATAGCCATGTACTCTGTCCGCTTACGCTGGATTATGGCGCAGCAAAGATGTTTTTGGGACAGGCAGATATCACATTGATTTCAGAGCAGGGTACAGCGGTTGCCGAAGCGATTCGCGCCGCCATTAGAGGATTTGGGTCGCGCAATGGGAAATACAAAGCGCTCATTTTGATTACGGATGGCGAAAATCACGGGGGTGATCCCATTGCAGCAGCGCGAGCGGCAGCGGAGGAAGATGTACGAATTTTTGCTGTGGGTGTGGGGACTGCGGAAGGTGAGTTGATTCCGGTCCGCGATGGCGATAGGGTAGATTATTTGAAGGATACTGAGGGCAAGATTGTCAAGACGCGTTTGGATGAAGCAACCTTGAAGGAGATTGCGCGTGTGACCGATGGATTATATGTGCGCGCCAGCGGTGGGGGGATTGGATTGCAGGCGGTGCATGAACGGATTTCAGAGATGGAGAAGCGCGATTTGGGTACGCAGCGTTACGCACAGTATATTCACAGGTTTCAATGGCCGTTGGCTCTTGCTCTGTTATGTTTTGTGAGCGAGGCTCTGTTATCGGATCGGCGACGCAGTGAAGAAGCATGGCGCGGGCGATTTGAGACTTAG
- a CDS encoding VWA domain-containing protein translates to MMRFANPAWLLILLFIPVLIYRYIGRERRKSGRIRFSDTRLFRRIGPSFFLKLRHSLIAFRCVALALLIAAMARPQSGREGREILSQGIDIALAIDVSSSMEAKDLADQRKTRLEVCKEVVAQFAQGRANDRLGLVVFAAEAYTQCPLTLDYGVFLSFLEGVEIASKDWDGTAIGLGIATAVNRLRESEAKSKVIILLTDGKNNRGEIDPMTAARAAEAVGVRIYAIGAGSRGTIMQEVDGIFGKRFVPVKVEIDEDTLKKVADATGGKYFRATSEEKLEEIYAEIGEMEKTEIKVREYVDYRELFYLFLYPGLALLSLELVLGNTRFRRLP, encoded by the coding sequence GTGATGCGTTTTGCCAATCCAGCGTGGTTACTGATCCTGTTGTTTATTCCGGTGCTCATCTATCGCTATATTGGGCGCGAAAGGCGCAAGTCGGGGCGCATACGTTTTTCCGATACGCGCCTTTTTCGGCGTATTGGCCCGTCCTTTTTTTTAAAGTTGCGGCACAGTTTGATCGCGTTTCGCTGTGTGGCTCTGGCTTTGCTCATCGCGGCGATGGCGCGGCCGCAGTCGGGGCGTGAAGGCCGAGAAATTTTGAGCCAGGGTATTGATATTGCGCTGGCGATTGATGTTTCGAGCAGTATGGAGGCCAAAGATCTGGCGGACCAGCGCAAGACGCGGTTGGAAGTGTGTAAAGAGGTGGTGGCGCAATTTGCACAGGGGCGCGCCAATGATCGCCTGGGGCTTGTGGTCTTTGCCGCAGAAGCCTATACGCAATGTCCGCTTACGCTGGATTACGGCGTATTTTTGAGTTTTCTCGAAGGTGTTGAAATTGCCAGCAAGGACTGGGATGGCACTGCGATTGGTTTGGGGATCGCAACTGCGGTGAATCGTTTGCGAGAATCTGAGGCCAAGAGTAAGGTGATTATTTTGTTGACAGATGGAAAGAATAATCGCGGTGAGATCGATCCGATGACCGCGGCGCGCGCAGCAGAGGCTGTGGGTGTTCGCATTTATGCGATTGGTGCAGGTAGCAGGGGTACGATTATGCAGGAGGTTGATGGGATTTTTGGTAAGCGATTTGTACCGGTCAAAGTTGAAATTGATGAAGATACGCTTAAAAAAGTGGCGGATGCAACAGGTGGGAAATATTTCAGAGCGACGAGTGAAGAAAAGCTGGAGGAGATATACGCCGAGATTGGCGAAATGGAAAAGACCGAGATCAAAGTGCGCGAGTATGTGGATTATCGCGAGTTGTTTTACCTGTTTCTCTATCCCGGGTTAGCACTACTATCGTTGGAATTGGTGCTGGGCAATACGCGATTTCGGAGGTTGCCTTAG
- a CDS encoding protein BatD, which produces MRAIYFLFAMWTGIQTVPTDAAVEFLTGVDRDTITIGDPFVLRLRVHRGVDDKAEIAYGKNFPQPFEIRHTGGVETEQLENGRVRETQDLVLAIYQVGAFRVPPVSVHFVNAEGDSGKITSQPIDVLVQSVRPEGTTDIRDVKPPWVIVAQIPAWFWLAVGGLILLLAGLVWYIYRRRHRPEVELPPPPINWLEELDRVGQLGLIERENYRQYYSLLSAVLRRCLEAKTPVHAVERTTFEIGRDLRAQAFDDQLVMAIEDFLNEADRVKFAKFAPRDYMAHEAMDGVRDIVSILITPSVTQEVAE; this is translated from the coding sequence ATGCGTGCGATTTATTTTTTATTCGCAATGTGGACCGGGATACAAACGGTTCCGACCGATGCAGCGGTCGAATTTTTGACGGGGGTTGACCGCGATACCATTACAATTGGCGACCCTTTTGTTTTGCGTCTGCGCGTCCATCGCGGGGTTGATGATAAAGCGGAAATTGCTTATGGAAAAAATTTTCCCCAGCCATTTGAAATCCGGCACACGGGCGGGGTTGAAACAGAGCAACTCGAAAATGGACGGGTGCGGGAAACGCAGGACCTCGTGCTGGCGATTTATCAGGTGGGCGCGTTCCGCGTGCCACCTGTTTCCGTGCATTTTGTCAATGCAGAGGGCGATTCTGGAAAGATCACGTCACAACCCATTGATGTGCTGGTGCAGAGTGTCAGGCCAGAAGGCACAACGGATATTCGCGATGTGAAGCCTCCCTGGGTTATTGTAGCACAGATCCCCGCGTGGTTTTGGCTGGCGGTTGGTGGGTTGATTCTATTGCTTGCAGGATTGGTCTGGTATATTTATCGACGCAGGCATCGCCCGGAAGTCGAGTTGCCACCGCCGCCTATCAACTGGTTAGAGGAATTGGACAGGGTGGGGCAGTTGGGGCTGATAGAGCGGGAAAATTACCGGCAGTATTATTCTCTATTATCGGCTGTTTTGAGACGGTGTTTGGAAGCCAAAACCCCCGTACATGCAGTGGAGCGCACGACGTTTGAGATTGGGCGGGATTTGCGCGCCCAAGCATTTGACGATCAATTGGTGATGGCTATAGAAGATTTTTTGAATGAAGCAGATCGGGTCAAGTTTGCCAAATTTGCACCACGTGATTACATGGCGCACGAGGCGATGGATGGCGTGCGCGACATTGTGAGCATTCTGATTACACCTTCTGTGACACAGGAGGTAGCCGAGTGA
- a CDS encoding tetratricopeptide repeat protein translates to MKRFLYVLLMLPFLGWTFLDPVAKKNEEGNALFEKGEYEAALRRYLEAQQEARSRPELHFNAGDALYKQGKYAEALQEMGRATEGTHPDMSAAAHYNLGNALFRQEKFQEAVGAYKKSLELKPDDIDAKINLELALEKLDQDGQDEQDKNQDQNQDQQDQSQNQDQNQQDQQDQNQQDQGGQG, encoded by the coding sequence ATGAAGCGATTTTTATATGTTTTGCTGATGTTGCCATTTTTGGGGTGGACATTTCTCGATCCCGTGGCAAAAAAGAATGAAGAGGGCAATGCTCTGTTTGAGAAGGGGGAGTACGAAGCCGCGTTGCGTCGGTATTTGGAAGCACAACAAGAGGCGAGGTCCCGACCGGAGTTGCATTTTAATGCTGGCGATGCACTCTACAAGCAGGGGAAATATGCCGAGGCTTTGCAGGAGATGGGGCGTGCCACCGAAGGTACTCATCCGGATATGTCTGCTGCTGCACATTACAATTTGGGCAATGCGCTGTTTCGGCAGGAGAAATTCCAAGAGGCTGTGGGAGCTTATAAGAAATCATTGGAACTGAAGCCGGATGATATAGATGCCAAAATTAATCTGGAATTGGCATTGGAAAAACTGGATCAGGATGGGCAAGATGAACAGGATAAAAATCAAGATCAAAACCAGGATCAGCAGGACCAAAGTCAAAATCAGGACCAGAATCAACAGGATCAGCAAGACCAGAATCAACAAGATCAGGGTGGGCAGGGT